The proteins below come from a single Natrinema sp. SYSU A 869 genomic window:
- the rdfA gene encoding rod-determining factor RdfA, producing MTEQHTAPGPDPKVLRLIRTYNLEGVGDELEAQWTHSENRTSLRALAESFNERLLRTVLADADVDPLTDDVGRLYALLEGEEGTRGEQTAARRRLERAGIDVETLRSEFVSYGAIRSYLTGYRDASLPDTDENTRETESRTIEGLRQRTVAVTESKLARLRDAGHLQLGSHRVLADVQVLCEECGRQYDVATLLETGACDCRDP from the coding sequence ATGACCGAGCAGCACACGGCTCCGGGACCGGATCCGAAAGTCTTGCGTCTCATCCGGACGTACAACCTTGAGGGCGTCGGCGACGAACTCGAGGCGCAATGGACTCATTCGGAGAATCGAACGAGTCTGCGGGCGCTCGCCGAGTCGTTCAATGAGCGACTCCTCCGGACCGTACTCGCCGACGCCGACGTCGATCCACTCACCGACGACGTCGGCCGGCTGTACGCCCTCCTCGAGGGGGAGGAAGGCACCCGTGGCGAGCAAACTGCGGCCAGACGCCGACTCGAGCGAGCAGGTATCGATGTCGAGACGCTACGATCGGAGTTCGTCTCCTACGGCGCGATCCGGTCGTATCTCACGGGCTACCGGGACGCATCGCTCCCGGACACCGACGAGAATACCCGGGAGACGGAGTCCCGAACGATCGAGGGCCTCCGCCAGCGGACGGTCGCCGTGACTGAGAGCAAACTCGCTCGGCTGCGAGACGCCGGGCACTTACAACTCGGCTCACACCGCGTCCTCGCCGACGTGCAGGTCCTCTGTGAGGAGTGTGGCCGACAGTACGACGTCGCCACGTTGCTCGAGACCGGTGCCTGCGACTGTCGCGATCCGTAG